The proteins below come from a single Miscanthus floridulus cultivar M001 chromosome 1, ASM1932011v1, whole genome shotgun sequence genomic window:
- the LOC136451983 gene encoding uncharacterized protein: MEDPPRPLADDVLADVLARLAPRSLAVSRCVCREWRAVVYDRCRQLLRPDLLPLTVGGIFVESYCTATPDFFARPSTARSRRVAGRLESFVRTDDFGAYYIEIEDCCNGLLLLQDDNEQEAVVANPATRRSVRLPRCDIVLPVGHEGIGLYWSYLAFDPTDVSPHYTR; the protein is encoded by the coding sequence ATGGAGGACCCGCCGCGCCCGCTTGCGGACGACGTGCTCGCGGACGTCCTAGCCCGCCTGGCGCCGCGCAGCCTCGCCGTGTCGCGCTGCGTGTGCAGGGAGTGGCGCGCCGTCGTTTACGACCGCTGCCGCCAGCTGCTGCGCCcggaccttctccctctcacgGTGGGCGGCATCTTCGTCGAGTCGTACTGCACGGCGACCCCGGACTTCTTCGCCCGGCCATCGACGGCGCGCAGCCGCAGGGTCGCCGGCAGGCTCGAGAGCTTCGTGCGGACGGACGACTTCGGCGCCTACTACATAGAGATCGAGGACTGCTGCAACGGGCTCCTCCTGCTCCAGGACGACAACGAACAAGAGGCCGTCGTGGCAAACCCGGCGACCAGACGGTCGGTGCGCTTGCCTCGCTGCGACATCGTCTTGCCCGTGGGCCACGAGGGCATCGGTTTGTATTGGTCGTACCTTGCGTTCGATCCAACTGATGTGTCGCCGCACTACACGAGGTGA